One genomic window of Metopolophium dirhodum isolate CAU chromosome 4, ASM1992520v1, whole genome shotgun sequence includes the following:
- the LOC132942922 gene encoding ejaculatory bulb-specific protein 3 → MAHLNLFVVLVASLVCFTLAEEKYTTKFDNFDVDKVLNNDRILTSYIKCLLDQGNCTNEGRELKRVLPDALKTDCSKCTTVQKDRSEKVIKFLIKNRSTDFDHLTAKYDPSGEYKKKIEKFDAEKAAAAKH, encoded by the exons ATGGCTCATCTTAACTTATTTGTTGTTCTGGTCGCATCGCTTGTGTGCTTCACATTGGCTGAAGAAAAGTACACAACTAAATTCGACAACTTCGACGTGGACAAGGTGTTGAACAACGACAGAATTTTAACTAGCTACATCAAGTGTTTGCTCGACCAGGGAAATTGCACCAACGAAGGCCGAGAATTGAAGA GAGTTTTACCAGACGCATTGAAAACTGACTGCAGCAAATGTACAACTGTACAAAAAGACAGATCAGAAAAAGTAATCAAGTTTTTGATCAAGAACCGTTCTACCGACTTTGATCATTTGACCGCCAAATACGACCCATCGGGCGAATACAAAAAGAAGATCGAAAAATTCGACGCGGAAAAGGCTGCGGCTGCTAAACATTAA
- the LOC132942921 gene encoding ejaculatory bulb-specific protein 3-like produces MSSFCLNSVILMTVTMVMVAHVAFTGCAASDDRPGMSNIRPAERDVDYNEKNSDSDEGFFFSLTNFFRRSKHDKDDDKPDFITTFDLIRLLDEKYAMKQFYCVINEDPCDSVGMRLKATIPEEINRDCERCTATETSNIRRILNYVKKHYPEFWERVEPIYRDNMTV; encoded by the exons ATGTCATCGTTTTGTCTGAACTCCGTGATCTTAATGACCGTGACCATGGTTATGGTGGCACACGTCGCATTCACCGGGTGCGCCGCCTCTGATGACAGACCGGGCATGAGTAACATTCGTCCGGCCGAGAGAGACGTCGACTACAACGAAAAAAACTCCGACAGCGACGAAGggttttttttcagtttgaCAAATTTTTTCAGACGCAGTAAACACGACAAAGATGACGACAAACCGGATTTCATCACCACTTTCGACTTGATCAGGCTTTTGGACGAGAAATACGCTATGAAGCAATTCTATTGCGTCATTAACGAGGATCCGTGTGACTCCGTCGGAATGAGGCTCAAAG CTACTATACCCGAAGAAATAAACAGGGATTGCGAACGCTGTACCGCAACAGAGACCAGCAATATCCGACGAATTTTGAATTACGTGAAGAAACACTATCCAGAATTTTGGGAGCGTGTTGAACCAATTTATAGAGATAACATGACTGTTTAA